A region from the Clostridia bacterium genome encodes:
- the nadA gene encoding quinolinate synthase NadA: protein MFNTKDLQAEIIKLKKEKDVLILAHAYQTQDVTEIADFVGDSFGLSQQAAAASQKNILMCGVRFMAETAKILSPDKKVILSHPDAGCPMAEQLSVEELKALKLRYPNAAVVAYINTTAALKCECDVCVTSASALDIVKKLKQKEILFIPDCNLGGWIKEQVPEKTFHFIDGGCPVHMQITSRDVVRMRKAHPNALLLVHPECKKAISGSADYVGSTTGVLKFVENSDATEFIIGTDNSIVQHLQFSYPDKKFYALSRECICKDMRLTSLVDVYHCLLGNGGEEIVLSEDVRLGAKRAIDAMLAL from the coding sequence ATGTTCAACACAAAAGATTTACAGGCAGAAATTATCAAGCTGAAAAAAGAAAAAGACGTGCTGATTCTGGCACATGCATATCAGACGCAGGATGTAACCGAGATTGCGGATTTTGTGGGAGATTCCTTTGGTTTAAGTCAGCAGGCGGCAGCCGCATCACAGAAAAACATTTTAATGTGCGGTGTGCGGTTTATGGCAGAAACCGCAAAAATCTTATCGCCCGACAAAAAAGTTATCTTATCCCACCCGGATGCAGGCTGTCCCATGGCAGAACAGCTTTCTGTAGAAGAATTAAAGGCTTTAAAATTAAGATATCCCAACGCGGCAGTGGTGGCATACATCAACACCACAGCGGCATTAAAATGCGAATGCGATGTGTGCGTGACCTCCGCCTCAGCGTTAGACATTGTCAAAAAGCTGAAGCAAAAGGAAATTCTGTTTATTCCGGACTGCAATTTAGGCGGTTGGATTAAAGAGCAGGTGCCCGAAAAAACATTCCATTTTATAGACGGCGGATGTCCCGTACATATGCAAATCACCTCAAGAGATGTGGTGCGGATGCGAAAAGCACACCCGAATGCGTTGCTTTTGGTGCATCCCGAATGCAAAAAAGCCATTTCGGGCAGTGCGGATTATGTGGGAAGTACCACAGGCGTGCTGAAATTTGTGGAAAATTCCGATGCAACCGAATTTATTATCGGCACAGACAATTCTATCGTTCAGCATCTGCAGTTTTCTTATCCCGACAAGAAGTTTTACGCCCTTTCCAGAGAATGTATCTGCAAGGATATGCGCTTAACCTCGTTGGTGGACGTGTACCATTGCCTGCTCGGAAACGGTGGCGAGGAAATTGTGCTTTCCGAGGACGTACGCCTCGGTGCAAAACGCGCAATTGATGCCATGCTTGCCCTTTAG
- a CDS encoding L-aspartate oxidase encodes MQTDIFIAGSGCAGLYCALQLPDSLKVTVITKSDAEKSDSFLAQGGICVQRDDDDFDAFFEDTLKAGHYENNPDSVRTMIASSRDVIQDLESYGVRFTKNPDGSFMYTREGAHSKPRILYHRDITGREITSCLLQKAKEKPNIEILEHTTLLDILVREGECVGAVIRTADGKTETVSAKYTVLATGGIGGLFRHSTNFKHLTGDALGVALKHGIELKDVSYIQIHPTTLYTEEEERSFLISESVRGEGAKLYDKTFHRFTDELQPRDLLTQAILEQMHKDNTSHVWEDLRPIPKDEIQSHFPNIAEKCAEKGYDVYNECIPVVPAQHYFMGGIRVDLNSKTSMEGVYAVGETACNGVHGKNRLASNSLLESLVFAKKAALDMASHPREAAVLPEIDLSAYGDSEKILQGYREAVLNQIEKEKNYV; translated from the coding sequence ATGCAGACAGACATTTTCATAGCAGGAAGCGGATGTGCAGGCTTGTATTGCGCCCTTCAACTGCCCGACAGTTTAAAGGTTACGGTCATCACCAAATCGGATGCAGAAAAAAGCGACTCCTTTTTAGCCCAGGGCGGTATTTGTGTGCAACGGGATGACGACGATTTCGATGCCTTTTTTGAGGACACCTTAAAGGCAGGCCATTATGAAAACAATCCCGACAGCGTACGCACCATGATTGCATCTTCAAGGGATGTGATACAGGACTTAGAAAGCTACGGCGTGCGGTTCACCAAAAATCCCGACGGCAGTTTTATGTATACCCGCGAGGGTGCCCATTCCAAGCCGAGAATTTTGTATCATCGGGACATTACGGGCAGGGAAATCACAAGCTGTCTTTTGCAAAAAGCAAAAGAAAAACCAAATATTGAGATTTTAGAGCATACAACCCTTTTAGATATTCTTGTAAGGGAGGGCGAATGCGTGGGCGCGGTCATCCGAACGGCGGACGGGAAAACCGAAACGGTTTCGGCAAAGTATACCGTGCTTGCCACCGGTGGAATCGGCGGTCTGTTCCGACATTCCACAAACTTTAAGCATTTAACGGGCGACGCCCTCGGCGTCGCTTTAAAGCACGGCATCGAGCTAAAGGATGTAAGCTACATTCAAATTCATCCCACCACCCTTTATACTGAAGAAGAGGAGCGGAGCTTTCTGATTTCCGAATCGGTACGGGGCGAGGGTGCAAAGCTGTATGACAAAACTTTTCATCGGTTTACCGATGAACTACAGCCTCGGGATTTACTGACACAAGCCATTTTAGAACAAATGCACAAAGATAACACAAGCCATGTGTGGGAGGATTTGCGACCCATTCCCAAGGATGAAATTCAAAGCCATTTTCCCAACATTGCCGAAAAATGTGCCGAAAAGGGCTATGATGTTTATAACGAATGCATTCCCGTCGTGCCTGCCCAGCACTATTTCATGGGCGGAATCCGGGTGGATTTAAACAGCAAAACCTCTATGGAGGGGGTATATGCCGTAGGTGAAACCGCCTGCAACGGTGTACACGGCAAAAACCGACTTGCCAGCAATTCTCTTTTAGAAAGTCTGGTGTTTGCTAAAAAGGCGGCGTTGGATATGGCAAGCCATCCGCGGGAAGCGGCCGTTTTACCCGAAATTGACCTTTCGGCTTACGGAGATTCCGAAAAAATACTGCAAGGCTACCGCGAAGCGGTTTTAAACCAAATAGAAAAGGAGAAAAATTATGTTTGA
- a CDS encoding copper amine oxidase N-terminal domain-containing protein, producing MKKLLVVLLVALMLLPTTAGAFEGNFLDPFNNELFEVVAESQYYDDFNLDFYFRDMVYNEDFSLSKVVETTLYYDGTYEQKDLCDFLPDGGAYAYYFSDEEDSGENPFNDGLKHYSNLDTYVFGLKDINDNFVYESYALDYFVYDYNLGFLREGENNGYAGPDLAPEEREYKTTFTRIMTDNAKYEFNCAISGFNDDGYAVMRYNQKLYIIKLKQGAIPTVFYNNEKILFDQIPVIENGRTLVPLRAIFETFGAEVQWDGATNTVTAVKDGTEVKLTIDSTTAYKNGEAITLDVPAKVINGRTLVPVRFVSDCFDVQVGWDGTMLRVDLTK from the coding sequence ATGAAAAAACTTTTGGTCGTGTTACTTGTAGCGCTGATGCTTTTGCCGACAACAGCAGGCGCGTTTGAGGGAAATTTCCTCGATCCGTTCAACAACGAGCTTTTTGAGGTTGTGGCAGAGTCGCAGTATTACGATGATTTTAATCTGGATTTTTATTTCCGCGACATGGTTTATAACGAAGATTTCTCTCTTTCTAAGGTTGTAGAAACCACCCTTTATTACGACGGCACTTATGAACAGAAGGACTTGTGTGATTTCCTGCCCGACGGTGGCGCTTATGCGTATTACTTTTCGGATGAGGAGGATTCCGGGGAAAATCCGTTTAATGACGGGCTTAAACATTACAGCAACTTAGACACCTATGTGTTCGGCTTAAAAGATATTAACGACAATTTTGTGTATGAAAGCTACGCACTCGATTATTTTGTTTATGATTACAACCTCGGATTTTTGCGTGAAGGGGAGAACAACGGCTATGCAGGTCCCGATCTTGCTCCCGAGGAAAGAGAATATAAAACAACCTTTACCCGCATCATGACCGACAATGCGAAATATGAGTTCAATTGTGCAATAAGCGGTTTTAACGATGACGGCTATGCCGTAATGCGTTACAACCAAAAGCTGTATATCATAAAGCTGAAGCAGGGTGCGATTCCCACCGTTTTTTATAACAACGAAAAAATCCTTTTCGACCAGATTCCGGTAATTGAAAACGGCAGAACGCTGGTTCCGCTCCGTGCAATTTTTGAAACCTTTGGTGCAGAAGTACAGTGGGACGGTGCAACCAACACCGTTACCGCAGTAAAGGACGGCACCGAGGTCAAGCTTACCATCGACAGCACTACCGCATACAAAAACGGCGAAGCCATCACCTTAGATGTGCCGGCAAAGGTTATAAACGGCAGAACATTGGTACCCGTTCGCTTCGTGTCCGATTGCTTTGATGTGCAGGTCGGCTGGGACGGCACAATGCTCCGCGTAGATCTTACAAAATAA
- a CDS encoding S-layer homology domain-containing protein has protein sequence MKRILSLLLALLMLMPLCAAVSAADANTYIYLRPENFKDSLGTWRIFENENGAVEGINLKGRENHDSKTAIPASAQIEIPKDGTYYVWTRSMDHETVPGTRHFKVALGEKVMPKKLATHGISGYYWELAGKTDLTAGKQFVKVIDTSGYYARCDAIVITDDPNYVPPNLADDVLKEVKKYQADPKTTSVADTTIPTAEAETAEPPKDYKDPSVTVPKDMSGVSEDGKTLIVTTDSAGFFGEGGWGGLTRGQRQGLWSNNTQAKGIWHPNITEPVKVKLSFFAVLDYSAKNQDDTALTFEVYYGDGNMEQFSFDLSKMEKEGFVEIGTFDFTGTGKEFVRFIKVTSGEDNCSRISDMKFEAVSGTIKVGDTAPSQPEVPNVRREKAPVVYVYDKEYTEAGPWSKSEKTNADGKDASVAAAQNAVCAFVPNLAESKTLKVEVYNDPTPVFGMTPDTKAEYTVFHNGKTNTVSFDMTQKAGWYALGEFDFAGTPDEYVLLKKANSDTNTFVRATAVRFSGADLVLRSLEDPQKPAAANFIAAPANVTITDIDTEMPHKKTSAFFIPSEAKIVSHGDAEYKENGTWLGSGLAGYYDAVMGKNTSSRYSFDPKASASWGTGGIKGTAEVSIYKLLHANSDNQVHVTVTHSGQTDEFYLDFTTGSPGWVSLGVFEFAGTPDEGVTLDNFKSANTCRANAVRYEQCAIPVTVENGIATAKVDGANFDALPKTATKQGLNYETVAELLLNFDYAEKGLKAEFAGDKVNLAKKDFKDGYLGIQTPFGKLSLPLSEITVADDEALVIGLEKVDGKTVKASFEILSGGQIKPVNFAFTKQAQLVVNSDLRENKNLAFRQLDGAGSYIPAYIDRYGAFGERAEAYIGKTFQDRLNEQNNEIFAMAEIAESGTYGLVQGNVTMPDMEGHWAKDNVNEMASKGLVSGKGNGYDPEADVTRAEFATMLLRAVAAPQSLVSTGFTDVPESEWFAPYVNGANQAGLFEGIPFGDTFEPNKPITREEMSAMIVNGVKVAGRFKNTLIEADYYLQNFADKASISPWATEFVARATELGIIMGIERDGVMTFQPAEKATRAQAAVMLKRFLDVDAYVGPLGNGKWVLTFHDEFDGDDLNDAVWDSVNGPHSHINSSRYRENVEVHDGKAFLITKDEDKGGKNWTSASIWTREFEQTYGYFEAKYKYPNSESMNYNIAFWLYKSMITVNDSKYYEIDINEGRCPGTVQTAEHWSGDNMQSRGNKYMYQWMPEDFREDYHIFAAEWTPEEIVFYVDGREIRRHKTTYSNHPMQVYLSTAIMNEATEEELLKDADGTAMEVEYVRVYQRAE, from the coding sequence ATGAAACGTATACTTTCGTTGCTTCTGGCGCTTTTGATGCTTATGCCTTTGTGTGCAGCGGTGTCCGCGGCAGACGCAAACACCTACATTTATCTGCGTCCCGAGAATTTTAAGGACAGCCTCGGCACCTGGCGTATTTTCGAAAACGAAAACGGCGCGGTGGAAGGCATCAATTTAAAAGGCAGAGAAAACCATGATTCCAAAACGGCAATCCCTGCATCGGCACAGATTGAAATCCCCAAAGACGGTACATATTATGTGTGGACCCGTTCCATGGATCACGAAACGGTACCCGGTACCCGTCATTTCAAAGTGGCGCTGGGTGAAAAAGTAATGCCCAAAAAGCTTGCCACCCACGGCATTTCGGGCTATTACTGGGAACTGGCAGGTAAAACCGATTTAACTGCCGGCAAACAGTTTGTAAAGGTGATTGACACCTCCGGCTATTATGCAAGATGCGATGCCATTGTCATCACCGACGACCCGAACTATGTTCCGCCAAATCTTGCAGATGACGTTTTAAAAGAGGTTAAAAAATACCAGGCAGACCCCAAAACCACTTCTGTAGCGGATACAACAATCCCCACCGCAGAAGCGGAAACGGCTGAACCGCCAAAAGACTATAAAGACCCGTCCGTAACCGTGCCCAAAGATATGTCGGGCGTATCCGAGGATGGCAAAACCTTAATTGTAACCACCGACAGCGCAGGCTTCTTTGGCGAAGGCGGCTGGGGTGGATTGACCCGTGGTCAGCGTCAGGGACTTTGGTCGAACAACACCCAGGCAAAAGGCATCTGGCATCCCAACATCACCGAGCCTGTTAAAGTAAAGCTTTCTTTCTTTGCGGTGCTGGATTATTCTGCCAAAAACCAGGACGATACAGCCCTGACCTTTGAAGTGTATTACGGCGACGGCAATATGGAACAATTCTCCTTTGACCTTTCCAAAATGGAAAAAGAGGGTTTTGTGGAAATCGGTACCTTTGATTTTACCGGTACAGGCAAAGAGTTTGTCCGGTTCATCAAAGTAACCAGCGGTGAAGATAACTGCAGCCGTATTTCGGACATGAAGTTTGAAGCGGTTTCGGGTACTATCAAGGTGGGTGATACCGCGCCCTCTCAGCCCGAGGTTCCGAACGTGCGCAGAGAAAAAGCGCCTGTTGTCTATGTGTATGACAAGGAATATACCGAAGCAGGTCCCTGGAGCAAGAGCGAAAAAACCAACGCAGACGGTAAAGACGCTTCTGTCGCAGCGGCACAAAACGCAGTTTGCGCCTTTGTTCCAAACCTTGCAGAAAGCAAAACCTTAAAGGTTGAAGTGTATAACGACCCCACCCCCGTGTTTGGGATGACCCCCGACACAAAAGCGGAATACACCGTTTTCCATAACGGCAAAACCAACACGGTGTCGTTTGATATGACCCAAAAAGCAGGCTGGTACGCTTTAGGTGAATTTGATTTTGCAGGTACACCCGACGAATATGTTCTGCTCAAAAAAGCAAACAGCGACACCAATACCTTTGTGCGCGCAACTGCCGTTCGTTTTTCGGGTGCTGATTTGGTACTCCGTTCGCTGGAAGACCCCCAAAAACCCGCAGCGGCAAATTTCATCGCGGCACCTGCCAATGTAACGATTACAGACATTGATACCGAAATGCCCCACAAGAAAACCTCTGCATTCTTCATCCCCAGCGAAGCGAAAATTGTTTCCCATGGTGATGCGGAATACAAGGAAAACGGTACATGGCTCGGCTCGGGTCTTGCAGGCTACTATGATGCGGTTATGGGCAAAAACACCTCTTCCCGCTACTCCTTTGACCCCAAAGCCTCCGCAAGCTGGGGTACAGGCGGTATCAAAGGCACAGCCGAGGTTTCCATCTACAAGCTGCTGCACGCAAATTCCGATAATCAGGTGCATGTTACCGTAACCCACAGCGGTCAGACCGACGAATTCTATTTAGATTTCACAACCGGCTCTCCCGGCTGGGTATCTTTGGGCGTATTTGAGTTTGCAGGCACGCCCGATGAAGGTGTAACCTTAGACAATTTCAAATCCGCAAACACCTGCCGTGCCAATGCGGTACGCTACGAGCAGTGTGCAATCCCCGTGACCGTTGAAAACGGCATCGCAACCGCAAAGGTAGACGGCGCAAACTTTGATGCACTCCCCAAAACCGCAACCAAGCAGGGCTTGAACTACGAAACGGTTGCAGAGCTTCTGTTGAACTTTGACTACGCAGAAAAAGGTTTGAAAGCCGAATTTGCAGGGGATAAAGTGAACCTTGCCAAAAAAGATTTCAAAGACGGATATTTGGGCATTCAGACACCCTTTGGTAAGCTCTCTCTGCCCCTTTCCGAAATCACCGTCGCAGATGACGAAGCTTTAGTGATTGGCTTGGAAAAGGTAGACGGCAAAACGGTAAAGGCGTCTTTTGAGATTCTTTCGGGTGGTCAGATTAAGCCCGTAAACTTTGCGTTCACAAAACAGGCACAGCTTGTTGTAAACAGCGATTTAAGAGAAAATAAAAACCTCGCATTCCGCCAGCTGGATGGTGCAGGAAGCTATATCCCTGCTTACATTGACCGTTACGGTGCATTCGGCGAACGTGCCGAAGCTTATATCGGCAAAACCTTCCAGGACAGATTGAATGAACAAAACAACGAAATTTTTGCCATGGCAGAAATTGCAGAATCCGGCACCTACGGTCTTGTACAGGGTAACGTCACCATGCCCGATATGGAAGGCCACTGGGCAAAGGATAATGTAAATGAAATGGCATCTAAAGGTCTGGTTTCGGGTAAGGGCAACGGCTACGACCCCGAAGCAGACGTAACCCGTGCAGAATTTGCCACCATGCTTCTGCGTGCCGTGGCTGCACCCCAAAGTCTTGTTTCCACAGGCTTTACCGATGTGCCCGAATCCGAATGGTTTGCACCCTATGTAAACGGTGCAAATCAGGCGGGACTGTTTGAAGGTATTCCCTTTGGCGATACCTTTGAACCCAATAAACCCATCACCCGTGAAGAAATGTCTGCCATGATTGTAAACGGCGTAAAGGTTGCAGGCAGATTCAAAAACACCCTGATTGAAGCGGATTACTATCTGCAGAATTTTGCGGATAAAGCTTCTATTTCGCCTTGGGCGACCGAGTTTGTGGCGCGTGCAACCGAGCTTGGCATCATTATGGGTATCGAACGGGACGGCGTGATGACCTTCCAGCCTGCAGAAAAGGCAACCCGTGCCCAGGCGGCAGTTATGCTGAAGCGCTTCCTGGACGTGGATGCCTATGTAGGACCCCTTGGCAACGGCAAATGGGTGCTTACGTTCCATGACGAATTTGACGGCGACGATTTGAATGATGCGGTTTGGGACAGTGTAAACGGACCGCACAGCCACATCAACTCCTCCAGATATCGTGAAAATGTGGAAGTGCATGACGGTAAGGCGTTCCTGATTACCAAGGATGAGGACAAGGGTGGTAAAAACTGGACCTCTGCCAGCATCTGGACAAGGGAGTTTGAACAGACCTACGGCTATTTTGAAGCCAAATACAAATATCCCAACTCGGAAAGCATGAATTATAACATCGCGTTCTGGCTTTACAAATCCATGATTACCGTAAACGACAGCAAGTATTACGAAATCGACATCAACGAGGGCAGATGCCCCGGCACCGTCCAGACTGCAGAGCATTGGTCGGGTGACAATATGCAAAGCCGCGGCAACAAATATATGTATCAGTGGATGCCCGAGGATTTCCGTGAAGACTACCACATCTTTGCGGCAGAATGGACACCCGAGGAAATTGTATTCTATGTGGACGGCAGAGAAATCAGACGGCACAAAACCACTTATTCCAATCATCCCATGCAGGTTTACCTTTCTACTGCAATCATGAATGAAGCAACCGAAGAAGAACTCTTAAAGGATGCAGACGGCACCGCCATGGAAGTAGAATACGTTCGCGTATACCAACGCGCAGAATAA